One window of the Caldisalinibacter kiritimatiensis genome contains the following:
- a CDS encoding GNAT family N-acetyltransferase — protein sequence MNINIRNEKPKDYRRVEEVAREAFWNLYFPGCHEHFVIHKMREHEDFIRDLAFVIEVDDQIAGGIFYTHSKIVSEENKEYKAISFGPVFISPEVHRKGLGKELITHSIEVAKKMGYLAILTLGYPYHYEPYGFLGGKKYNISMADGKFYKGLLVLPLYEGALDHISGYAQFSDVFDVTDEEVNEFDKRFPYKEKKYQKSQDEYEAAVTLLDD from the coding sequence ATGAATATAAATATTAGAAATGAAAAACCAAAAGATTACAGAAGAGTTGAAGAAGTTGCTAGAGAGGCATTTTGGAACTTGTATTTTCCAGGTTGTCATGAGCATTTTGTCATTCATAAAATGAGAGAACATGAGGATTTTATAAGAGACCTTGCCTTTGTTATTGAAGTCGATGATCAAATTGCTGGAGGCATATTTTATACACACTCGAAAATAGTATCAGAGGAGAATAAAGAGTATAAAGCTATTAGTTTTGGACCTGTTTTTATTTCTCCTGAGGTCCATAGAAAAGGTCTTGGAAAAGAGCTCATTACTCATTCTATTGAAGTGGCTAAAAAAATGGGATACCTTGCGATATTGACATTGGGATACCCATATCATTATGAGCCATACGGATTTCTAGGAGGTAAGAAATATAATATTTCAATGGCTGATGGAAAGTTCTATAAAGGATTATTGGTGTTACCGCTTTATGAAGGCGCATTAGATCATATTTCTGGATATGCCCAATTTTCAGATGTGTTTGACGTTACTGACGAAGAAGTTAACGAGTTTGACAAAAGATTTCCTTATAAAGAGAAAAAATATCAGAAAAGTCAAGATGAGTACGAAGCAGCGGTAACTTTATTAGATGATTAA